The following proteins are co-located in the Bacillus pumilus genome:
- a CDS encoding low molecular weight protein arginine phosphatase: MNILFVCTGNTCRSPMAQALFASIADEKGLQATVKSAGIFASNEGKASPQAVEALFEKSIPLNHSSSLLTEDLLHEADYVFTMTIQHKQLIVEQYAHAKEKVFTLKEFATGTEGDVSDPFGGSLAVYQETRDELEALLYQLAEKLKKDRTSS, encoded by the coding sequence ATGAATATCTTATTTGTTTGTACTGGAAATACATGCAGAAGTCCGATGGCTCAAGCCCTTTTTGCTTCAATTGCGGATGAAAAAGGTTTGCAGGCCACTGTAAAATCAGCGGGCATCTTTGCCTCGAATGAGGGGAAGGCTTCTCCGCAAGCGGTCGAAGCATTATTTGAGAAAAGCATTCCACTCAATCACTCATCGTCATTGCTGACAGAGGATCTTCTTCACGAAGCTGATTACGTTTTCACCATGACGATTCAGCATAAACAGTTGATTGTGGAGCAATATGCACATGCAAAAGAGAAGGTTTTCACATTAAAGGAATTTGCGACAGGGACAGAAGGCGATGTATCCGATCCATTTGGAGGAAGTCTTGCTGTTTATCAGGAAACACGTGATGAACTAGAAGCATTGCTTTATCAGCTGGCTGAAAAACTGAAAAAGGATAGAACATCCTCATAA
- a CDS encoding GNAT family N-acetyltransferase, translating to MYYQLRIATEDDAPAINAFLEKGQAKGGVTIAECTTFVVMEDGDGQLAGCLGLERLNEQEGLLRSLVISDKLGQGHIVSLFQSVQTLGEKIGVDTFYVVANHSSSHEFLALMGFTPLESIPDSVLVSAHAKESLGKEQAVVLQKKVS from the coding sequence ATGTATTATCAATTAAGAATAGCCACAGAAGATGATGCCCCAGCTATCAATGCGTTTCTTGAAAAGGGACAAGCGAAAGGCGGAGTAACGATTGCAGAGTGTACGACTTTTGTTGTCATGGAAGATGGGGACGGGCAGCTGGCAGGCTGCTTAGGTCTTGAACGGCTAAATGAACAAGAGGGGTTACTGCGGTCACTTGTCATTTCAGATAAACTTGGTCAGGGGCACATTGTTTCTTTATTCCAAAGTGTTCAAACGCTGGGAGAAAAAATAGGTGTGGATACCTTTTATGTCGTAGCAAACCATTCATCCTCACATGAATTTTTAGCATTAATGGGATTCACACCTTTAGAGAGCATTCCGGATAGCGTGTTGGTATCTGCGCATGCAAAAGAGTCATTGGGGAAAGAACAGGCCGTGGTACTGCAAAAAAAGGTCAGTTAA
- the prfA gene encoding peptide chain release factor 1, with the protein MLDRLKSIEERYEKLNEYLSDPEVVNDPKKLREYSKEQSDIQETVEVYRQYRAAYDQLSEAKAMLEEKLDAEMRDMVKEEISELTEETERLEDELKILLIPKDPNDNKNVIVEVRGAAGGEEAALFAGNLYRMYSRYAEMQGWKTEVMEASVTGTGGYKEIIFMISGKGAYSKLKFENGAHRVQRVPETESGGRIHTSTATVAVLPEAEEVEIDIHEKDIRVDTFTSSGPGGQSVNTTMSAVRLTHLPTGVVVSCQDEKSQIKNKEKAMKVLRARIYDKFQREAQAEYDQTRKSAVGTGDRSERIRTYNFPQNRVTDHRIGLTIQKLDQILEGKLDEVIDALIMEDQARKLQNAK; encoded by the coding sequence ATGTTAGACCGTTTAAAATCAATCGAAGAACGCTATGAAAAGCTAAATGAATATTTAAGTGATCCTGAAGTGGTGAACGACCCTAAGAAGCTTCGTGAATATTCGAAGGAACAATCTGATATTCAAGAAACTGTTGAGGTATATAGACAATATCGTGCGGCATACGACCAGTTGAGCGAAGCGAAAGCAATGCTGGAAGAAAAGCTGGATGCCGAGATGCGCGACATGGTCAAAGAAGAAATTTCAGAGCTCACAGAGGAAACGGAACGTTTAGAAGACGAGCTGAAAATCTTGCTGATCCCGAAAGATCCGAACGACAACAAAAACGTTATTGTGGAGGTTCGTGGTGCAGCAGGAGGGGAAGAGGCCGCGCTTTTTGCTGGAAATCTTTACCGTATGTATAGCCGTTATGCTGAAATGCAAGGCTGGAAAACGGAAGTCATGGAAGCGAGTGTGACTGGAACTGGCGGTTATAAAGAGATTATCTTTATGATCAGCGGGAAAGGCGCATATTCCAAACTAAAGTTTGAAAACGGCGCACACCGCGTGCAGCGTGTTCCGGAAACAGAATCAGGCGGACGGATTCATACATCAACAGCGACAGTTGCTGTCTTGCCTGAGGCTGAAGAAGTTGAAATTGATATCCATGAAAAAGACATCCGTGTAGATACTTTCACATCAAGCGGACCTGGCGGACAGAGTGTAAACACGACCATGTCTGCTGTTCGATTAACTCACCTTCCAACAGGTGTCGTTGTATCCTGTCAGGATGAGAAGTCGCAAATCAAAAACAAAGAAAAAGCAATGAAAGTGTTACGGGCGAGAATTTATGATAAATTCCAGCGTGAAGCACAAGCTGAATATGATCAAACACGTAAATCTGCTGTTGGAACAGGGGATCGTTCAGAGCGTATCCGTACGTATAATTTCCCGCAAAACCGTGTAACGGACCACCGCATCGGGTTGACGATTCAAAAGCTCGATCAAATTTTAGAAGGAAAACTTGACGAGGTCATAGATGCATTAATTATGGAAGACCAAGCAAGAAAGCTTCAAAATGCAAAATAA
- the rpiB gene encoding ribose 5-phosphate isomerase B: MKVAIASDHGGTNIREEIKQLMDELKIEYIDMGCECGSGSVDYPDYAFPVANMVANGEVDRGILICGTGIGMSISANKVKGIRCALAHDTFSAKATREHNDTNVLAMGERVIGPGLAREIAHIWLTTEFMAGRHATRIGKIADYEEKHL; encoded by the coding sequence ATGAAAGTAGCCATTGCATCCGATCACGGCGGAACGAATATTCGTGAAGAAATCAAGCAACTGATGGATGAATTGAAGATTGAATACATTGATATGGGTTGTGAATGTGGATCAGGATCTGTAGACTACCCAGATTATGCTTTTCCTGTAGCCAATATGGTGGCAAACGGAGAAGTCGATCGTGGTATTTTAATTTGCGGGACAGGCATCGGCATGAGCATCTCAGCAAACAAAGTGAAAGGCATTCGCTGTGCGCTGGCACATGATACATTTAGTGCGAAAGCAACGAGAGAACATAATGATACAAATGTTCTTGCGATGGGAGAACGTGTCATTGGACCGGGACTAGCACGTGAGATCGCACACATTTGGCTGACGACAGAATTTATGGCAGGACGTCATGCTACGCGGATTGGTAAAATCGCTGATTACGAAGAAAAGCACCTATAA
- the prmC gene encoding peptide chain release factor N(5)-glutamine methyltransferase, which produces MQNNQRTIFEALKWASSLLTEAGRDQNAAELLLMHVLGWSRSELLARFHDPLPEEKDRLFSEFVTQHKLGVPVQHLTGIEFFYGRPFEVNKHVLIPRPETEEVVLAALNMAGDVFPHDQPLKAVDVGTGSGAIAITLALEKESLSVTATDISRDALAVAKRNQQALGADVHFLHGDLLEPVIDQGIKVDLFISNPPYIAVEEMDSLSEVVTKHEPVNALTDGRDGLWFYQRLVHDLHNVLSEQAVVVFEIGHTQAQDVKALLMQAFPAADVRIVKDINEKDRAVCAHIQNEKSG; this is translated from the coding sequence ATGCAAAATAATCAGCGAACGATTTTTGAAGCCCTTAAATGGGCTTCTTCTTTGTTAACGGAAGCCGGTAGAGATCAAAATGCAGCAGAGCTTCTTCTGATGCATGTACTTGGATGGAGCAGAAGTGAACTTCTTGCGCGTTTTCATGACCCGCTGCCAGAAGAGAAAGATCGACTGTTCAGCGAGTTTGTCACACAGCACAAACTTGGAGTGCCTGTGCAGCATTTAACAGGCATTGAATTCTTTTATGGTCGTCCCTTCGAGGTGAACAAACATGTGCTCATTCCTCGCCCTGAAACGGAAGAAGTCGTACTGGCAGCGCTCAATATGGCAGGTGACGTATTCCCGCACGATCAGCCGCTCAAAGCAGTTGATGTTGGCACAGGAAGCGGGGCAATCGCCATTACGTTAGCTCTTGAAAAGGAATCTCTATCTGTCACAGCGACTGATATCTCACGTGATGCACTTGCGGTAGCGAAGCGGAATCAACAAGCGCTTGGTGCAGACGTTCATTTTTTACATGGAGATTTACTTGAACCAGTCATAGATCAAGGCATCAAAGTGGATTTGTTTATTTCCAATCCACCCTATATTGCCGTAGAAGAAATGGACAGTCTATCAGAGGTTGTCACAAAGCATGAGCCAGTCAATGCGCTGACGGATGGACGTGACGGTCTGTGGTTTTACCAGCGGCTCGTTCATGATCTCCACAACGTACTGAGCGAGCAGGCGGTAGTCGTCTTTGAAATTGGACACACGCAAGCGCAAGATGTAAAAGCGCTTCTCATGCAGGCATTTCCTGCAGCTGATGTTCGCATCGTTAAGGATATTAACGAGAAGGACCGAGCTGTTTGCGCACACATTCAAAACGAAAAGTCCGGCTGA
- the glyA gene encoding serine hydroxymethyltransferase, translated as MKHLPEQDAQVFKAIQLERKRQQDKIELIASENFVSEAVMEAQGSVLTNKYAEGYPGKRYYGGCEHVDVVEDIARDRAKEIFGAEYVNVQPHSGAQANMAVYFTILEHGDTVLGMNLSHGGHLTHGSPVNFSGVQYNFVEYGVDKETQHIDYQDVLEKAREHKPKLIVAGASAYPRQIDFKKFREIADEVGAYFMVDMAHIAGLVAAGLHPNPVPYADFVTTTTHKTLRGPRGGMILCREEFGKKIDKSIFPGIQGGPLMHVISAKAVSFGEVLNGDFKTYAQNVIDNAKQLAETLLSEDIQLVSGGTDNHLVLIDLRTLGITGKIAENVLDEIGITVNKNAIPYDPEKPFVTSGVRVGTAAVTSRGFDQEAMKEVGSIIALALKHHEDEAKLEEAKKRVSDLTARFPLYNELDY; from the coding sequence ATGAAACATTTACCTGAGCAAGACGCACAAGTATTCAAAGCAATTCAACTAGAGCGGAAACGCCAGCAGGACAAAATCGAATTAATTGCATCAGAAAACTTCGTAAGCGAAGCAGTCATGGAAGCACAGGGCTCAGTTTTAACAAACAAATATGCTGAGGGCTACCCTGGTAAACGCTACTATGGCGGCTGTGAACATGTAGACGTTGTAGAAGATATCGCACGTGATCGCGCAAAAGAAATTTTTGGCGCTGAGTATGTGAACGTACAGCCTCACTCAGGTGCTCAAGCGAATATGGCCGTATACTTTACAATTCTTGAGCATGGCGATACAGTGCTAGGCATGAACTTATCACATGGTGGGCATTTAACACACGGAAGCCCTGTAAATTTTAGCGGTGTACAATACAACTTTGTAGAATATGGTGTAGATAAAGAAACACAGCATATCGACTATCAAGATGTACTTGAAAAAGCACGTGAGCATAAGCCGAAGCTAATCGTTGCGGGTGCAAGTGCATACCCACGTCAAATTGATTTCAAAAAGTTCCGTGAAATTGCTGATGAAGTCGGTGCTTACTTTATGGTCGACATGGCTCACATTGCGGGTCTTGTTGCAGCAGGTCTTCATCCAAATCCAGTTCCTTACGCAGATTTTGTGACAACGACAACACACAAAACCTTACGCGGACCTCGCGGCGGAATGATTCTATGCCGTGAAGAGTTTGGTAAAAAGATCGACAAATCGATCTTCCCTGGTATTCAAGGTGGACCACTGATGCATGTCATCTCTGCAAAAGCTGTTTCTTTCGGTGAAGTATTGAACGGAGATTTCAAAACATATGCACAAAACGTGATTGATAACGCAAAACAACTAGCTGAAACACTTTTATCTGAGGATATTCAGCTTGTATCTGGTGGAACAGATAACCATCTAGTTCTCATCGACTTGCGTACTCTTGGCATCACAGGGAAAATTGCAGAAAATGTTCTAGATGAAATCGGCATCACAGTGAACAAAAATGCGATTCCTTATGATCCAGAGAAACCATTTGTCACAAGTGGTGTACGTGTAGGTACAGCAGCAGTGACAAGCCGCGGGTTCGATCAAGAAGCGATGAAAGAAGTTGGTTCCATTATTGCGCTTGCTCTGAAACATCATGAAGATGAAGCGAAATTAGAAGAGGCGAAAAAGCGTGTGTCTGATCTCACTGCCCGCTTCCCTCTATATAATGAATTAGATTATTAA
- a CDS encoding TIGR01440 family protein, giving the protein MNIGQDWLEMLKEFHQAVELRAGQILVIGCSTSEVAGEHIGTAGSEQIAEAIYQELDQLRRETGIELAFQCCEHLNRALVVEEEVAFRLNLEIVAAVPVRKAGGSMAAHAYQQMEHPVLVESITAHAGIDIGDTLIGMHLKRVAVPVRLSRHQLGQAHVTFAKTRPKLIGGERAVYTRS; this is encoded by the coding sequence ATGAACATTGGTCAAGATTGGCTTGAAATGTTAAAAGAGTTTCATCAAGCAGTCGAACTGCGTGCTGGCCAAATTTTAGTGATTGGCTGCAGTACGTCGGAAGTGGCTGGCGAACATATTGGTACAGCAGGAAGCGAGCAAATTGCGGAGGCCATCTATCAAGAGCTGGACCAGCTAAGAAGAGAGACTGGTATTGAGCTGGCCTTCCAGTGCTGCGAGCATCTCAATCGTGCCCTCGTCGTTGAAGAAGAAGTGGCTTTCCGGCTGAACCTAGAAATTGTGGCCGCAGTACCTGTTCGTAAGGCGGGGGGTTCTATGGCGGCTCATGCGTATCAGCAAATGGAACACCCTGTGTTAGTTGAATCCATTACGGCGCATGCAGGAATTGATATCGGCGATACATTGATTGGAATGCACTTAAAGCGAGTAGCCGTTCCTGTCCGTCTTAGTCGACATCAATTAGGACAAGCGCACGTGACGTTTGCGAAAACACGTCCGAAGCTGATTGGCGGAGAACGAGCAGTTTATACAAGATCATAG
- a CDS encoding manganese efflux pump MntP: MNELAGELLTLSIMAFALGMDAFSVGLGMGMIQLRFRQIIYIGLVIGIFHMFMPLFGMLTGQLLSGWLGLLATYIGGALLLVLGLQMIIASIRKEDKPFIAPVGTGLVLFATSVSLDSFSVGLSLGIYGSRVWMTILLFGFFSMMLTWLGLLLGKQVRSWIGSYSGALGGIILLAFGIKLLFPL, encoded by the coding sequence ATGAACGAACTAGCTGGCGAATTGCTGACACTCAGTATCATGGCTTTTGCGCTTGGGATGGATGCCTTTTCGGTTGGACTTGGGATGGGGATGATTCAGCTGAGGTTCCGCCAGATCATTTATATTGGACTTGTCATTGGGATATTTCATATGTTTATGCCGCTTTTTGGCATGCTGACAGGTCAGCTTTTATCTGGTTGGCTCGGTCTCCTTGCAACCTATATCGGAGGGGCGCTGCTTTTGGTGCTGGGGCTGCAAATGATCATTGCGTCTATCCGAAAAGAGGATAAACCATTTATCGCGCCTGTTGGTACTGGTCTCGTTCTTTTTGCGACAAGTGTGAGCTTAGACAGTTTCTCCGTTGGCTTAAGCCTGGGAATTTACGGTTCTCGGGTGTGGATGACCATTTTATTGTTTGGTTTTTTTAGTATGATGCTTACGTGGCTCGGATTATTACTCGGTAAACAGGTCCGTTCATGGATTGGTTCATATAGCGGGGCGCTTGGCGGCATCATTTTACTAGCCTTTGGAATCAAATTATTATTCCCGCTATAG
- the spoIIR gene encoding stage II sporulation protein R, which produces MLKSKMMICLYMFLLLCGAFANLGREETAAASANQPVVIPDEAIRLRILANSDRSADQDVKRSIRDEVNANMTEWVKDLTSIEEARRVIRSKLPEINRIAKAKLKEQHIDQSVSVSFQKASFPTKLYGNFVYPAGKYEAILITLGEGDGANWWCVLFPPLCFIDFSNGEAIASPEGDGEDQVAEQQTGESVNEVVKEEEEETGEVKFFLFEWVSSLFS; this is translated from the coding sequence ATGTTGAAAAGTAAAATGATGATTTGTCTTTATATGTTTCTATTATTATGCGGTGCTTTTGCAAACCTTGGCCGGGAGGAGACAGCGGCTGCTTCTGCAAACCAGCCTGTTGTGATACCAGATGAAGCGATTCGATTGCGAATTTTAGCAAATAGTGATCGATCGGCGGATCAGGATGTGAAAAGAAGCATTCGAGATGAGGTCAATGCCAATATGACCGAGTGGGTCAAAGACCTGACATCCATTGAAGAAGCAAGACGTGTCATTCGTTCAAAGCTGCCAGAAATCAATCGTATTGCGAAAGCAAAATTGAAAGAACAACACATTGATCAATCCGTATCAGTGAGTTTTCAAAAAGCTTCTTTTCCAACAAAGCTTTATGGAAATTTCGTCTATCCTGCTGGGAAATATGAAGCCATTTTAATTACGCTTGGGGAAGGGGACGGAGCCAATTGGTGGTGTGTGTTATTCCCGCCTCTCTGCTTTATCGACTTTTCAAATGGAGAAGCGATTGCCTCGCCAGAAGGGGATGGTGAAGACCAAGTGGCAGAGCAGCAAACAGGTGAGTCCGTCAATGAAGTGGTGAAAGAAGAGGAGGAAGAGACTGGAGAAGTGAAATTCTTTCTGTTCGAATGGGTCTCTAGTCTTTTCTCTTAA
- a CDS encoding L-threonylcarbamoyladenylate synthase produces MLNTKRWSVDLEKDLSTYYPQIEQAALLLQQNEVVAFPTETVYGLGANAKETEAVMKIYEAKGRPSDNPLIVHIADVQQLHEFAQIENEKAKALMDAFWPGALTIVLPCKPGTLSKQVTAGLSTVGVRMPDHPIALELIRAAGLPIAAPSANRSGKPSPTLADHVASDLDGRIAGIVDGGSTGIGVESTVVSCVDEIPVILRPGGITKEALEEVVGTVSVDPGLTKKDEAPVSPGMKYTHYAPEAHMYIFYGSDEEMQRHIQKYQAEGKKVGVLTTEEKKSLFTADVVYSCGWREKPETVAANLYRVLRQFDETDVDMIISEAFSEQGVGSAIMNRLQKAAGGRTLSSVK; encoded by the coding sequence ATGTTAAATACAAAAAGGTGGTCTGTGGATTTAGAAAAGGATTTATCCACATACTATCCACAAATTGAACAGGCAGCCCTGCTGTTACAGCAAAACGAAGTGGTCGCTTTCCCGACAGAGACCGTTTACGGACTAGGGGCAAATGCGAAAGAGACAGAGGCCGTCATGAAAATTTATGAAGCGAAAGGGCGTCCAAGTGATAATCCGTTGATTGTCCACATTGCGGACGTTCAGCAGCTTCATGAATTTGCACAAATAGAAAATGAAAAAGCGAAGGCGCTGATGGATGCCTTTTGGCCGGGTGCCTTAACCATTGTTCTTCCATGTAAACCGGGCACTTTATCAAAGCAGGTCACAGCGGGTCTATCCACAGTTGGCGTGAGAATGCCTGATCATCCCATTGCACTTGAACTCATCCGAGCAGCTGGTCTGCCAATTGCCGCACCGAGTGCCAATCGCTCAGGGAAACCATCACCGACACTAGCTGACCATGTAGCGAGTGATCTCGATGGAAGAATTGCTGGGATTGTCGATGGTGGTTCTACTGGTATTGGCGTTGAGTCAACGGTTGTATCCTGTGTAGACGAAATTCCAGTGATTTTAAGGCCGGGCGGTATTACAAAAGAAGCTTTAGAAGAAGTAGTGGGGACAGTCAGCGTCGATCCAGGGTTAACGAAAAAGGACGAGGCACCAGTATCGCCAGGGATGAAATACACACATTATGCACCTGAAGCACATATGTATATCTTTTATGGAAGTGATGAAGAGATGCAGCGTCACATTCAAAAGTACCAGGCTGAGGGGAAAAAAGTTGGTGTACTCACAACAGAAGAAAAGAAATCGTTGTTTACGGCAGATGTTGTTTACAGTTGTGGATGGAGAGAGAAGCCTGAAACTGTTGCTGCAAACCTATATCGTGTGCTGAGACAATTTGATGAGACGGATGTAGACATGATCATTTCAGAAGCCTTTTCAGAGCAGGGTGTTGGTTCTGCCATTATGAACCGTCTGCAAAAAGCGGCAGGAGGGCGTACACTCTCTTCGGTCAAATAG
- a CDS encoding AEC family transporter, protein MDFLNILILLAPIFFVIALGWFAGNFGSYDAKSAKGVSTLVTKYALPAHFIASILSTPKDKFYSQIPFFVALILGIVGFYIIILLVTKFAFKYDLTDSSIFSLNSAQPTFAFMGIPVLGSLFGAQEVAIPIAITGIVVNALLDPIAIIVSTVGEKTKGKAKDGESFLKMTTKAILHGLSEPLALAPLASIILVLLGFKLPEIGHEMLEEIGSVTSGVALFAVGVTVGIRKIKFSLPAFSIALLKVAVQPLLMYFIAILMGLSADEITKAVLLVAFPGSAVAAMIATRFEKQEAETASAFVISAIMSLITLPIIIALTV, encoded by the coding sequence ATGGACTTTTTAAATATTTTGATCCTCCTAGCACCGATTTTTTTCGTTATCGCGCTGGGTTGGTTCGCAGGGAACTTCGGCAGCTATGACGCTAAATCTGCAAAAGGTGTAAGCACACTTGTTACAAAGTATGCTTTGCCAGCGCACTTTATCGCCAGCATTCTGTCAACACCAAAAGATAAATTCTATAGTCAAATTCCGTTCTTCGTTGCATTGATTTTAGGAATCGTTGGTTTTTATATCATTATCCTTCTTGTTACGAAATTTGCTTTTAAATATGATTTAACAGATTCATCTATCTTTTCGTTAAACTCAGCTCAACCGACCTTTGCATTTATGGGGATTCCGGTCCTAGGCAGTTTATTTGGGGCCCAAGAAGTTGCAATTCCGATTGCAATTACCGGAATAGTTGTAAATGCATTGCTTGATCCAATTGCGATTATTGTGTCAACTGTCGGTGAAAAAACAAAAGGAAAAGCCAAAGACGGCGAAAGCTTCTTGAAAATGACAACAAAAGCCATTTTGCACGGTTTATCAGAGCCGCTTGCACTTGCACCACTAGCGAGTATCATTCTTGTTCTTTTAGGGTTTAAACTTCCTGAAATCGGACACGAAATGTTAGAGGAAATTGGAAGTGTTACATCAGGGGTTGCGCTATTTGCAGTCGGTGTCACTGTTGGTATCCGTAAGATTAAATTCAGCCTACCAGCATTCAGTATCGCATTGCTAAAAGTAGCTGTACAACCATTACTTATGTATTTTATCGCCATTCTTATGGGTCTTTCGGCAGATGAAATTACAAAAGCTGTATTACTTGTTGCCTTCCCAGGTTCAGCCGTTGCAGCGATGATCGCAACACGATTTGAAAAACAAGAAGCGGAGACTGCATCCGCATTTGTCATCAGTGCAATCATGTCATTAATTACATTGCCGATCATTATTGCACTTACCGTATAA
- the racA gene encoding chromosome-anchoring protein RacA: MNTNEVAKEIGVSSKTIQRWVKQLNIPVARNELGHYEFHEDIVQLLKEVKHQMSEGVILQDIRLPIHEETVRQLSSAVETDESTQRFEALEEQVKQLLQQQSHVHDVEVRLQELERKLAKKADEGVSYQLLQHRREIEDLTTKLERLAATLKQPSQVEEDKEIERPKIKKKRMLFPLFHSFR; this comes from the coding sequence TTGAATACAAATGAGGTTGCAAAAGAAATTGGTGTTTCTTCAAAAACGATTCAGCGTTGGGTTAAACAGCTCAACATCCCTGTCGCCCGGAATGAACTTGGACATTATGAATTTCATGAAGATATTGTACAGCTGCTAAAAGAAGTCAAACACCAAATGAGTGAAGGGGTGATCCTCCAAGACATTCGACTGCCAATCCATGAGGAAACAGTTCGTCAGTTATCGTCTGCTGTAGAAACTGATGAATCTACACAAAGGTTTGAAGCATTAGAAGAGCAAGTGAAGCAGCTACTTCAGCAGCAATCACACGTCCATGACGTTGAAGTGCGTTTACAAGAGCTCGAACGGAAGCTGGCTAAAAAAGCAGATGAAGGTGTGTCCTATCAGCTGCTCCAGCATCGTAGAGAAATTGAAGATTTAACCACTAAACTTGAACGCCTCGCAGCCACACTCAAACAACCGTCTCAAGTAGAAGAAGACAAGGAAATCGAGCGCCCTAAGATCAAAAAGAAGCGTATGCTTTTCCCTCTGTTTCATTCATTTCGCTAA